The sequence AATGCGCGCGACATCCCGGTCAGCGCCGGCAAGTTCGATGTCGAGGATTACACCCTCTACCTCGTCGACTTCCTGAAAGAGATGGGGCCCGATACCCATGTGATCGCCGTCTGCCAGCCAGCGCCCTTGGCCCTGGCCGCGACCGCCTACCTGGCCGAGGAAGACCCCAAGGCGCAGCCGCGCACCCTGACGCTGATCGGCGGGCCGATCGACCCGGATGCCGCCGCGACCGATGTCACCGATTTCGGCAATCGCGTCACCATGGGCCAGCTTGAACAGCACGTGATCCAGCGTGTCGGCTTCAAATACGCGGGCGCCGGGCGGCTGGTCTACCCGGGCCTGCAGCAGCTGACCAGTTTCATGGCGATGAACGCGGAAAAACACGCCAAGGCCTTTACCGACCAAATCCTGCGCGTCGCCAAGGGCGAGGCGGGCGATCACGACAAGCACAACAAGTTCTACGACGAATACCTCGCCGTGATGGACATGACGGCCGAGTTCTACCTCACGACGGTCGAACGCATCTTCAAGGGCCTCGAGATCGCGCAGAACAGGTTCGTCGTTGACGGCAAGCAGGTCGATATCGGCAAGATCACCACCGTCGCGGTCAAGACGGTCGAAGGCGGCAAGGACGATATCTCGGCCCCCGGCCAATGCGTGGCCGCGCTGGACCTTTGCACCGGCCTGCCGCCCGAGAAAAAGGCCAATTACCTTGAACCCAACGCGGGCCATTACGGGATTTTCGCGGGCAAAAGCTGGCGCAACAACATCCGCCCGCTGGTGCTGGATTTCATCGACGCCAATTGCGACGTGCCGAAAGCCCCGGTGAAAGACACCGCCACCGCGGCTGAATGAGGGGGCGGCACTAGCCCGCCGTCCACCCCCCATCGACCAGGATCGCGGTCCCCGTCACCATCGCCGCGGCATCCGAGGCGAGGAACAGGACCGCGCCCATGATGTCCTCGACCCGGCCGACGCGGCCCAGCTTGATCTTGCTCTCGATCCAGGCGCGTTTCTCGGGATCGGCAAAGGTCGGTTCGGTCAGGGGCGTGCGGATGAAGGTCGGGCACACCGTGTTCACGCGAATGCCGCGACCGCCCCATTCGGTCGCCATCGCCTTGGTCATCCCCTCGACCGCGTGCTTCGAGGCGCAATAGACCGCCCGGTCGAGCCCGCCCACATGGCCCATCTGGCTGGAAATCTGGATGATCGATCCGCCGCCCGCGCCCATCCGGCGTGCCGCCTCCTGCGCGAGGTGATAGGCCGCCTTCACGTTCACCGCCATCACCGCGTCATAATCCGCCTCGGCCGTCTCCAGCGCCGGGCCGTGCCGGGCGAGGCCGGCCGAGTTGACCAGAGCATCCAACGGCCCGACCCGGTCCATCGCCGCGACCACCGCCGCCCGATCGGTGACATCCAGCGCCAGCGCCTCGGACGACAGGCCCGCGCCCTGCATCTCCGCCACGCTTGCCTGCAGCTCCGCCTGCCCGCGCGCGGCGACGACGACATGCCGCCCCCGCCTCGGCCAGCGCCATGGCGCAGCCCAGCCCGATGCCGCGCGATCCACCGGTCACAAGGGCGCGACGGCCGTCCAGTCGAAAGCTCGGGGTGCGCGGAAGGGTCATCTCGGCTCCTCTGGATGAAAAACGGGTTTGCAAAACATGTCAGGGGATAACCCTGTGAACAAGCTGTGGGAACCACGCAAACCCACAACCCCATCTTTATCCTTCAAATATGCAAAGGGGGGCAAGGGGGCGCAGCCCCCAAAAGGGGTGGGCGGGCGGGCCCGCCCAGCCCGTCCAAATCACTCGGCCGCGTCGCGCCAGGGCGCGCCCTCGCCATAGGGCACGTTCCGGCCCCCGTAGCGGCGCACCCGGATGTTGCATTGCTCGGCGTGGCCCACGAACCCCTCCAGCATGCACAGCCGCGAGCCGTATTCGCCGATCAGCGTCGCCGCCTCGTCGGTCAGCACCTTCTGGTAGG comes from Roseibacterium elongatum DSM 19469 and encodes:
- the phaZ gene encoding polyhydroxyalkanoate depolymerase, which encodes MRQLLTYDFMESMRVTNQWMGSTARAMCSYPQLGLAANPVFNLMAAWGEVTERSFARMVAKPDWGIYSIPGDDGRDHIVSVETVVPRPFGDLIRFQVSGRAPTGRKVLLVAPMSGHYATLLRSTVLSLLPDCDVYITDWHNARDIPVSAGKFDVEDYTLYLVDFLKEMGPDTHVIAVCQPAPLALAATAYLAEEDPKAQPRTLTLIGGPIDPDAAATDVTDFGNRVTMGQLEQHVIQRVGFKYAGAGRLVYPGLQQLTSFMAMNAEKHAKAFTDQILRVAKGEAGDHDKHNKFYDEYLAVMDMTAEFYLTTVERIFKGLEIAQNRFVVDGKQVDIGKITTVAVKTVEGGKDDISAPGQCVAALDLCTGLPPEKKANYLEPNAGHYGIFAGKSWRNNIRPLVLDFIDANCDVPKAPVKDTATAAE